Proteins from a single region of Anastrepha ludens isolate Willacy chromosome 5, idAnaLude1.1, whole genome shotgun sequence:
- the LOC128862735 gene encoding AP-2 complex subunit alpha, whose amino-acid sequence MAPVRGDGMRGLAVFISDIRNCKSKEAEVKRINKELANIRSKFKGDKTLDGYQKKKYVCKLLFIFLLGHDIDFGHMEAVNLLSSNKYSEKQIGYLFISVLVNTNSDLIRLIIQSIKNDLQSRNPVHVNLALQCIANIGSRDMAESFSNEIPKLLVSGDTMDVVKQSAALCLLRLFRSSPDIIPGGEWTSRIIHLLNDQHMGVVTAATSLIDALVKRNPEEYKGCVNLAVSRLSRIVTASYTDLQDYTYYFVPAPWLSVKLLRLLQNYNPVTEEPGVRARLNETLETILNKAQEPPKSKKVQHSNAKNAVLFEAINLIIHSDSEPNLLVRACNQLGQFLSNRETNLRYLALESMCHLATSEFSHEEVKKHQEVVILSMKMEKDVSVRQMAVDLLYAMCDRGNAEEIVQEMLNYLETADYSIREEMVLKVAILAEKYATDYTWYVDVILNLIRIAGDYVSEEVWYRVIQIVINREEVQGYAAKTVFEALQAPACHENMVKVGGYILGEFGNLIAGDSRSAPLVQFKLLHSKYHLCSPMTRALLLSTYIKFINLFPEIRTNIQEVFRQHSNLRSADAELQQRASEYLQLSIVASTDVLATVLEEMPSFPERESSILAVLKKKKPGRVPENEIRESKSPAPNALAQNNILVNHKVNSNANADLLGLSTPPAGVNNTGGSGTLIDVLGDIYGNNNTATYNSKKFLFKNNGVLFENEMLQIGVKSEFRQNLGRLGLFYGNKTQTPLTNFMPVLQWGAEEALKLNVQVKSVDPTLEAGAQIQQLLTAECIEDYADTPTIEVNFRFNNVPQKFSIKLPLTLNKFFEPTEMNAESFFARWKNLGGEQQRAQKVFKAQQPLDLSGARNKLMGFGMQLLENVDPNPDNMVCAGIIHTQTQQVGCLLRLEPNKQAQMFRLTIRASKETVTREVCELLSDQF is encoded by the exons ATGGCACCTGTGCGGGGGGACGGTATGAGAGGTCTGGCGGTTTTTATATCGGATATAAGAAACT GTAAAAGTAAAGAGGCCGAAGTGAAGCGCATCAATAAGGAGCTCGCCAATATTCGCAGCAAATTTAAAGGCGATAAAACGCTCGACGGTTATCAAAAGAAGAAATATGTGTGTAAgctgttatttatttttctgctgGGACACGACATCGACTTTGGCCATATGGAGGCGGTCAATTTACTTTCTTCGAACAAatattcggaaaaacaaatt GGCTACCTATTCATTTCGGTGTTGGTGAACACCAATAGCGATTTGATACGCTTGATCATACAATCGATCAAAAATGATTTGCAATCACGCAATCCTGTACATGTGAATTTGGCTTTACAGTGTATTGCCAATATTGGCAGTCGGGATATGGCGGAGTCTTTCTCGAATGAAATACCAAAGTTATTGGTATCGGG TGATACAATGGACGTTGTAAAGCAATCGGCTGCACTTTGTCTTCTACGTTTATTCCGCTCCAGTCCTGATATAATACCAGGTGGGGAATGGACATCTCGTATCATTCATTTGCTCAACGATCAACATATGGGCGTGGTTACGGCTGCTACTTCATTGATTGATGCACTTGTCAAGCGCAATCCCGAAGAGTATAAAGGTTGCGTAAATCTAGCCGTGTCACGTTTGTCGCGCATCGTTACTGCCAGCTATACGGATTTGCAGGATTACACATATTATTTTGTGCCAGCGCCGTGGTTGTCGGTGAAACTTTTGCGTTTGCTACAGAACTACAATCCAGTTACAGAGGAACCGGGTGTGCGTGCGCGTTTGAATGAAACGCTCGAGACGATTCTGAATAAGGCACAGGAGCCaccgaaaagtaaaaaagtccAACATTCGAATGCCAAGAATGCAGTGCTGTTCGAGgccattaatttaattattcataGCGATAGTGAGCCGAATTTGTTGGTGCGCGCTTGCAATCAGCTGGGACAGTTTTTGAGTAATCGCGAAACAAATTTGCGTTATTTGGCTTTGGAGTCTATGTGTCATTTGGCCACATCAGAATTCTCACATGAAGAGGTGAAGAAACATCAGGAGGTGGTCATCCTATCCATGAAG ATGGAGAAGGATGTGTCGGTGCGTCAAATGGCTGTGGATTTGCTGTATGCGATGTGCGATCGTGGTAATGCTGAAGAAATCGTGCAGGAAATGCTGAACTACTTGGAAACGGCTGACTACTCCATACGCGAAGAAATGGTGCTTAAAGTGGCCATTTTAGCTGAAAAATACGCTACTGATTACACTTG GTACGTTGATGTCATACTCAATCTGATACGTATTGCTGGCGATTATGTCTCTGAGGAAGTCTGGTATCGTGTTATACAGATCGTTATCAATCGGGAGGAAGTTCAAGGCTATGCAGCAAAAACTGTTTTCGAAGCTCTGCAGGCGCCGGCTTGCCATGAGAATATGGTTAAAGTAGGCGGTTACATTTTAGGCGAATTTGGCAATCTTATCGCTGGCGATTCACGTTCCGCTCCACTCGTACAATTCAAATTGTTACACTCGAAATATCACCTCTGCTCACCTATGACACGCGCCTTGTTGCTGTCGACATATATTAAATTCATAAATCTTTTCCCCGAGATACGCACCAACATTCAGGAAGTGTTCCGGCAACATAGTAATTTACGCTCCGCAGATGCCGAGTTGCAACAGCGTGCTAGCGAATATTTGCAACTGAGTATTGTCGCGTCGACTGATGTGTTGGCGACTGTATTGGAAGAGATGCCATCATTCCCCGAGCGCGAAAGTTCCATTTTGGCTgttttgaagaagaaaaaacctGGCCGTGTGCCCGAGAATGAGATTCGCGAGTCGAAGAGTCCAGCACCGAATGCGTTGGCGcaaaataatatacttgtaaATCACAA GGTGAATAGTAATGCCAATGCAGATTTGTTAGGTTTGAGCACACCGCCTGCTGGCGTAAATAATACGGGAGGCAGTGGCACTTTAATAGATGTGTTGGGCGATATTTATGGCAATAACAATACGGCGACTTACAACTCGAAGAAGTTTCTTTTCAAGAACAATGGAGTActctttgaaaatgaaatgctcCAGATCGGTGTGAAGAGCGAGTTCCGGCAAAACCTTGGACGTTTGGGACTATTTTATGGCAACAAGACACAAACACCGTTGACG AATTTCATGCCAGTACTTCAGTGGGGCGCAGAGGAGGCACTGAAACTTAACGTACAAGTGAAATCCGTGGACCCCACACTGGAAGCTGGTGCACAAATTCAGCAATTACTCACCGCTGAATGCATTGAGGATTATGCGGATACACCCACCATCGAAGTGAATTTCCGCTTTAACAATGTGCCACAGAAATTCAGCATTAAATTGCCACtgacattaaataaattttttgaaccaacggaAATGAATGCGGAATCGTTTTTCGCAAGATGGAAAAATTTGGGAGG CGAACAACAAAGAGCACAAAAGGTCTTCAAGGCACAACAACCACTGGATCTGTCTGGTGCGCGCAATAAGCTAATGGGATTCGGCATGCAACTATTGGAAAATGTTGACCCCAATCCCGATAATATGGTGTGTGCAGGTATCATACACACGCAAACGCAACAGGTTGGCTGTCTGTTGCGTCTGGAGCCGAATAAACAAGCGCAA atGTTTCGGCTGACTATACGCGCCAGCAAAGAAACAGTCACCCGAGAAGTATGTGAGCTGCTCTCAGATCagttctaa